The Ficedula albicollis isolate OC2 chromosome 9, FicAlb1.5, whole genome shotgun sequence DNA window GAGTGAAAATTGCAActtcttctttcttgtttttatcATGCTGATACACTCGGATGCAGCTACCCATAACTGGTGTATGGCAACTGCTCTGGCTTTCCCCTGGCCCCACAGAAGGAGATCAGTCATCTGATtaacagctctgcacagctggggTAAAGCATAggggaaagacagaaaatgaactAAAGTATCATAtgaattatgcatttttaagtacattttgagaaaaatcacaatattttttgaagtttttcaaCTGTCTCAAGTTGCACTTTGATGGTAGCACCTAAAGTGGCAGTCAGGTGTGTTCTGGGCAGCACAGACTAAAACCCAGGCAATTTTAGGAGTATGGAGTATTTACATCTatatttctgctcttctccagcatagtcatttttaagggaaaattgTGGTAAGGGTTAAGATCTGTGCATCTGCTcttgtttctttgatttttatcttAAACTTGATTCAAAACACAGTAAGTTTTATTATTCTTACTTTGTATGTATCCAAAAATAGTTAAATTTTGTGAATTCAGCTATTATTGAAGATCTCTGCTCATGATGAGTGACAATAAATAAATTCGTAAATGGAAGACCTTGTAAGATTTCAACCATTTTCACTCTAAATGTGCCTCTGGCATTAAGCTACCCTAAAATCCTAATCTTAGCAGCCTGCCTGCTATCAACTTTGACACCAATTTGTGAtaaatttctttgaaagaacCAGTGTACAGTGAACTCAGACATGTAGAGGCATTCTCTGTGGAGCTGTACTGCTGGGAATATGAGCTATCTTGGACTTTTGGGTCCCTTCTGTTTCCAAACTGCAGAATTTATCTCTGTCCTCCCACTAATTTAGGCAGTAAAGCATTTAACTGCACCTATATCTTCATGTACATCAAAGAATTCACATGTCAGTGagttatttctttaatttgacCTTGTCTTTCCAGAGTCTTGTTGCATGTTCACAAAGACTCAAACAGAAGACTTGTGACATTCAAATATTCTACAATGTACTTTCCCACTTTTTTGTTCACTTCTGTATTTACATTTaggagacagatttttttttttccacttctgcaaGGGACATTTCTGTTAATGTTATTAGTGGAAGCATAATTTTGGTGCTGTAACTATTTGCTACTGTTGTCCAAAATGCTCCTGGATGCTGCgccctggttttttttttctcattactgAAAGCTTTCACTAAGAGGGATAGTCTTTCTTTGGGTTCTTCTAGGAGGAAAAATTCCAGGGTTCAAGCTGACATGGCTACAACAAAACCATAAATAAATACCTGTaatttccctgttcccagaaTGGTTTCCTAGATGTGAATCACTTCAGCTTCAGGGAAGCACTGCCTTACTtccttcacacacacagacacatcccCTTTCCTTACACTTTGTAAATGGTAAGAAACCAACAACCCCTTTTGGCTGCTACACCCACTTCACCTTCCTTAGATCTTGATAATTTGCTTCCAGCAAATCCTGCTGAGCTACAGGAATTCCCTGCAGGGAATTCTTGTGCTGCCTGGGAATTGTGCAAGGTCTGGTTCCTCAGTgtgtggagagctgggagccagTGCTCTCCACTGGAAGGGAATACTCAGGGGTAGGAACCTCGGGGGAGTGGTGCCTAGCTGTGAACAGTCCTGCAGGGGGTCTGCTTTTACTCTCCAATCATGACTGGAGCCAAATGAAGAGTGAAATTGTATCACCCATTTGGTAAAAAAACCAGGGCAGGTATGTTAAGGTAAATGTAAAGGTTTCTAGACTACTGACTTTAGTTTCTTtgcagcattttcctcctgctttgctgaAGTGGCCCTGGGGGTCGAACTGTCTTCAGAAACCACATCCTTCCACCAAGTGGCGACTTCTCAGTCGCTTTCCCTTTATCATTCTCCACCCTATCAAAGCACCACAGTCCATTTTAACAGCACAGGCCCTCTTCAAACAACACCCACGAGCCACAGAACAActgagcagagaacagagcagctccaggcagcatCAGCTCCAGGCCAGCACatggcagcccaggcaggagcaggcagtgaaTCCACAACACCCACAGACGGCCCCGGCACGGCCCCAGCCCCGGCAGTGCCCTCGGGTACAGCTGCACTGAGGAACACAACCACCCCGCCTGTGTCCTCCACCAGGAGACCAGGTGTGACCACAGGAACTACAGCAGCGGCCACcaacagctccctgcagctcgAGACAGCCAGCACCCCGagggcagctgccagcagcgcCGGGCCCAGCAGCACCCATGGGGCCgggcccagcagcacccacagcgCCGGGCCCAGCATCACCCACAGTGCCAGGCCCAGCAGCACCCATGGGGCCgggcccagcagcacccacagcgCCGGGCCCAGCATCACCCACAGTGCCAGGCCCAGCAGCACCCATGGGGCCgggcccagcagcacccacagcgCCgggcccagcagcacccacagtgCTGCGCCCAATAGCACCCACAGCTCCGGGCCCAGCATCACCCACAGTGCTGcgcccagcagcacccacagcgCCGGGCCCAGCATCACCCACAGTGCCAGGCCCAGCAGCACCCATGGGGCCGGGCCCAGCACCACGCACGGGGCCGGGCCCAGCAGCACCCATGGGGCCGGGTCCAGCATCACCCACAGTGCTGCGCCCAATAGCACCCACAGCTCCGGGCCcagcatcccccccccccccccccccccccccccccccccccccccccccccccccccccccccccccccccccccccccccccccccccccccccccccccccccccccccccccccccccccccccccccccccccccccccccccccgccgggcccagcagcacccacagcgCCgggcccagcagcacccacagcgCCGggcccagcagtgcctctgcagccagcaccaCGCGCGGGGCCGGGTCCAGCACCCGCTCACGGAGACAAACAACAGCCACTGGTGTGCCAACAGCCACGGCCAACAGCACAGCCACCCACGCAGGGACACGCACAGCCCCCACGTCCCCTGCCAGCACTGTGAGaccccctcccaccccacagcccaccGACATCCCCACGGGCACCTACACCCTTTCCGACGGGAACAGCACCTGCGTCAAAGCCGTCATGGGTCTGCAGCTGATGGCTCGAAATACGCAACAGGTGAGagctcagggagctgagctTTGTAGGGACTTCATTCATTAGCTGGAGtttattcttcctctttccaAGGTATTTTCAGAATTAGCTTCTGTGATCAAAATAAGTGGTTTGCTGCCAGTCTAAGGCCCCTCACgtgccacagcatcccagctgctgtACTTTGGCCTGTGTGATGATGATGCCAAGGGGACATAAAGGTGCTTTCTTACTTAGTGATATTTGTGTAAGAGCAATGCTGGGGCAGGAGATCAGCCTGCAGGGTTATTTGTGCTTCGCAGAATTGAAGATTAGTTAAAATCTGAACTGACTTCAGGTAAGAGCTTGACATTGGGAGTTGcaacaaaagcaagaaattcCCTGTTTACAGACCTGGATTTAGAGGTGGGTTGTCCTGATGTTGATTTATGGGCATTTGAGGATCATGGGGACTGCCAGGTCCTGAGGAGCTGGTCCTCTCTCCTAGAAGTGATCCACTGAGAATAATTCAGCAAAAGATGTCATGCAACCTAAAATGGCAATTGTGTTCCTCAGGCTTAAGGTTTCGTAGCCTCCATTAATAAAACACGTGGGGCTACATCCTCAAGCTCTGCAGTTCTTATGCTCAAGCCATCCCTGTTACAAATCCAAATATTCATGTTTGATGTCTGAATATTTCTGACCCTAGGTGACTGTCTAATGTTGGTAAAGGGAATTTTCATTCCTTGTCCTGGCAGaagccaggcagggagcaggattCCCACCCTCACCAGACCATAGTGAGATGTTTCTAATCATAAGGTGCTCCCTCTTTATAAATTACCACTCATACTCACCTGACACTGCCTGAATCATATCAGTTAACTGAATGAACTGAAACCCATTATTTTCTGCCAGCTTaatgcactggaacagctcaGTGATGTGTCAgacagcagccagtgctggtttACGAGTGGGGAAGGaccctggcaggcagcagtttggctgccaccagcactggctGGTTCATTCATGATGCAGAGCCTGTCTGAGggcaaaaatggggaaaatctcTGCATGTTTCAAAGTTATTAAATCTCTGCATATTTGCTTTTAAGTTCTCCCCTCCTTTTCATCAGCAGCCCTGCAATGTCTCTCCTCTCTACAGGCGCAGATGGAATATGTGACTGTCAACCCCAATGCGACAAAGATATCTGGAAGCTGTGGGATGGTGCAGTCTGAGATGAACTTAACTTTTAGTGGAGGATTTGTAAACATCACCTTTGTAAAGGTAATTGTTGATTTAGAGGGAAGGAGTGTTTAGGGCTGGGAAGCAAGAACTTAGATTGACTTTGATCCAGCTTGAGCTGTgggaaaaggcattttttctctctctgtgcttgTTTTCCATGTGTATATGGTTACTCCTGTTCTTCCCAAAGGGCTAGAACCATAGAACCATGGTTTAAttaattcaggttggaaaatacctctggAGGCTGCCTGGTGCAAAGTTGTGCTCACAGTACAACTGATCTCAGTGTTAAATCAGGTCTGTTTGAACTTTCAATTTGGAAGTGAAAGGTAAGCTCAGGACTCTGCCATCCTCTGATAGAAAGTGCCAGAGAGCAGTGTTAAAGCTGCCCATCAAGCAACACAAAGTCTAAGAATAGCCAAGCAAAATCTGAGTCTCTATTTCACATAGGTAAAAGTCTCATGGGAGGAAAGGTCAGGTGTGCTGTTTGAATTGGAGTGGTGCAGAGGGAAAGGGTTTGGGACTGGAGTCCCTGTGCAGGAACAaggtgtgctgggagctctgaCTCACACTGTCAAGTTGCTCTCAGCCATTTGCTTCCCCCAAAAGCCAGCTGGGGTTGTCAAATTCAAAGGACAGCCTGTGCAGTTTTAAGTGCCCGGGAGTCATGACACATCCACAGCTGAAGGAGTCTAATTTAATCTAATTTCTGAGTGGAAAATTCCAAACAAATGAACTGCAACAACAAAATTGTTGATAAGTGGCCTTAAAATACACCACACCAGGAAGACctataaacacacacagaaacttGGGCAAGATGAGAGATCCTGCTTACACAGCGGGAAACTGAGCTTTGTTTTTGACACTGTATCTGTTAATTCCATGTTTCCCACTGCGGCCACATCACATGCAGGTGTGGCTTTAAAACAAGCTACCAAGAGTGCTGCAGCTTTTATAAGCAGGAGAAAATCCCTGAGTCCAGCCATCCTCTTGCTAACTCAGGCACTTGCACATTTTGGGAGGCAGCACAATTTACCTAAAAGCTGGTAAGGGCTGGGTGATGATgccagcagagggaaaacagaacCAACAGGGTGCATAAAGTCATTAATGGGCAGGGAGGAATGGGCAGGAACACGGCACGGGTTGGATCCCATCAAACTCTGGCAAGTGTAACGAACATCAAGACCATGTCCTGgagctccacagcagctgagagctgcatCTGGCCATCACTGCTGATCTGTGTCCTTCAATTAATCAAGCTAAAGTGTCAGTCTTGCAGCCTCGTTCCAAGCTCAAATTAGAGACAATTAAGAAAAGTATAAATGGTTAATCAGTCATTTTCATAGGAAGTCCAAGAGGGAACAGCAAATTATGCCCCACAAATGTCATTAATTTttgaacagagaaaatattttgattagcAGTCTTCTTTATTTTAGCTTATGGCAAAAAGTTTTCTAAGAGCTACAGAGGAAAAGTAAGGTAAAAAATGAAGGAGCTCTTTCAAAACAAAGGATCAGTTCAGACTCTGagtgtttgttttaaatgtgtGCTTCCTGCAACAAGAGGAGCATTTTTGGTGTTGCAAAATCCTTAGAGAAAGGCTGGGGATTCAAATATGCACGAAAACCCCAGGTTGCAGCAGTGCAAAGGAGAGTGATGTGAACCTTTAGGAGGTGCTTGACCTGTCTTGCCCTGAAAAAGGTGGTTTTTGGCACAGCATTAGACAATGCACCCTCCACTTAAAGATAAGCCTCAAGAGCATAGCAGGGCTCAGTTTGGACTGCTTTGAAATTCAAGTTAATAAGAAAACAGTTTGCTGCCGGCTTTTTGTGTTTGGtccccacagcctctctcaGTGCTTTGAAGCAGGAGTGCTCAAGCAGTGGCACTTGTGGCTTTCCCTggtgggacaggagctggctcaggccccggggctggggtggcagaggagaggggctggTTCAGTGCTCACCACTCCCACGGTCTCTGAGAAGGGCTTGAAAAAAGGAAGTTGTGTAACCAACCCACAAGATGTGAAGTAGGAGCAGGTGTTTTCTCCAAGCAAAGTTTTGTAACTGTggccaaacagaaaaaaatcactgccaCCCAAAAATGGCCATGTTTCACCTAATTATGTCTTTCAGTTGGAATAATGCTGAGAACCTCTTCtctggtgtattttttttcttcaattttccctctccatcctACCAGTTTTTAACTAGCAGCACAGGAGACATTAATGTCTACTGTCATTTATCCACCAGCTGCACTCACCCGTGTCctcacagcagaaattaaattggGTAGCAGGGCTGCTGAATGAGGCATCACATTTTGCTCCAAGACTGCTACAAGGGGGAAgttcccagggctggctcttGCCCTGTGACACTCCACGGGAGGGCAGTGTCCAGGTTGCACCAGGTTTCAGGGCACATGTGGCTAGGACACCTGGCTGGAActtttgttctgtgctgttGTACCAGGTGCTTTCCATGTCAGCAGTCTTCCTGCTTTTGGTTATCACAAGTATCTCACGAGTGCCCAGCTTGAGCAGTTCGTGTAAAATGACACCAGCGTGGTCCTGTTtcactgaactgaactgaagtGGTGATGCAGCTGagattcagaaaagaaaaatacatccaAGAGAGTTGATTATTGGGTCTCAAAGGTGATGTTCCCAAAGTGTTTCTTTAGGAAATTCTTTATGACCATTTTGCTGAGGTAAGCTGTGCTTCTTTCCCCTGC harbors:
- the LAMP3 gene encoding lysosome-associated membrane glycoprotein 3, producing the protein MGRSARQLISLTLACAFSSCFAEVALGVELSSETTSFHQVATSQSLSLYHSPPYQSTTVHFNSTGPLQTTPTSHRTTEQRTEQLQAASAPGQHMAAQAGAGSESTTPTDGPGTAPAPAVPSGTAALRNTTTPPVSSTRRPGVTTGTTAAATNSSLQLETASTPRAAASSAGAGPSSASAASTTRGAGSSTRSRRQTTATGVPTATANSTATHAGTRTAPTSPASTVRPPPTPQPTDIPTGTYTLSDGNSTCVKAVMGLQLMARNTQQAQMEYVTVNPNATKISGSCGMVQSEMNLTFSGGFVNITFVKQAPSYSVTKIESRIQLSSEGMFYYAALNEKLFTTKLGNSFKCASRQIFTLERNFQILFVHMQLQAFDIVGNQFGKEEECFADRNSKIAPIAVCLCILGLFVIVFATFLISRRKPHRGYERI